A region of the Halorussus salilacus genome:
AGTCTCGGAGTCGGCCCTCCGGCGTTGGCGCTACCTCGGTTGGCTCGGAGCCTACCGAGTTCATCTCGGTTGAGGGGTTGGGCCACGATTCCCCGTCACTTCGGGGATGTCAAGCGAAATTGGGTTTGGAGAGGCCACATCTGACGGTTCGGGTGTCACGACCAGCACGGAAATCGCCGTCGAACTCGCCACCGCCACCGCGATGGACAACATCGGGATGAGGCTCGCACTCGGGAGGTCCGAGCGCCCATCGAGGCGCTGTCGGTCCGGAGCGCCAGAGCGAGCCGTCAGTCCTCCAGCGACGCCTCGGCGTCGGGCTTGGCCTCCAGTTTCGACTCGGCGGGGTCGCCCTCGCGGGCCGTCGCTTCGAGGTCCTCGAAGAAGTCGGTGACCAGTTTGTCGGTGACGCTCCCGAGCGCGCGCTGGCCGAGGCTGGCGATCATGCCCGAGACGTCGGTCCGGGCCGTCCACTGGGCGACCGTGCCGCCGTCGTCGCCCTCTCGGAGGTCCATCTCGGCCACGGCGTCGAACGCGTTCCGGGAAGCGCTCCCGTCGGCCTGCATCTCCAGCAGTTCGGGGCGGTCGGCGCGGGTGACCACCATCTCCACGTCGAAGGTGGGCTTGACGCTCCCGACCCCGACCGAGATGGTCGCGGTGACCTCGTGGGGCGACTCCAGTTCGATGGAGTCGGTCCCGGGCGCGCAGTCGGCGAGCACGTCGGGGTCGGTGAAGTAGTTCCACAGTTCGTCTCGGGGCAGGTCTGACTCGAATTCGCCTTCGAATTCCATCATGGTGTATCACTCGTCGGTCGGCACGTTCACGTCGGTCTCGCCGTTCGTCGCGCGGTCGTACGAGAGCGCGAGCGACCGGCGGGCGTACTCGCCCGCGACTTCCTCCTTGAACTCGCGGTCGGCGTGCATCTCCCCTTCGGGGTCGGCCGCCTCGGTCGCGGCCGCGGCGGCGGCGTCGAGCGCCGCCGCCGAGAGCGGTTCGTCCTCGACTGCGGCCTCGGCGTCCTCGACCCGCAGGGGAACGTCGGCGGCGTTCGCCAGCGCGAGGAGGGCCTCCTCGACGACCGGAGCGTCGGCGTCCGGGTCGTCCACGCGAACCGCGGTCGCGGCGCTGACGGTCGGCCACGTCTGCGCCGCTGGCTTGAGTTCGAGGAACGCCATCCCGGTCCGGGCGGGCGGGAAGGGGTCGGTCGGGATTCGTGCGGCCGCGATAATCTCGTCCTCGCCGAGGTCGGTGAACATGTACGCGACGAAGTAGTCGGAGACGGGGACCTCGCGCTCGCCGTCGGCGGAGACGAGTTCGAGCGTCGCGTCGAGCGCGAGGAGCGCGGCGGGGTAGTTCCCCGCGGGGTCGGCCTCGCCGACGCTCCCGCCGAGGGTGCCGCGGTTTCGGACGCTCGGCCCGGCGATCTGCTCGGCGGCCTCCGGGAGCATCGGGACGCGCTCGGCCAGCAGGTCCGAGCGCTCGATGGTCCGGTGGGTGGTCATCGCGCCGACGGCGACGGCGTCGCCGTCGGCGCGTTCGGCGACGTAGTCGAGGTCCTCGACCGCGTTGAGGTCGACGAGGTGGTCGGGCGTCGCGAGTCGGTTGGCCATCACGATTCCCAGCGACTGGTTTCCCGCCAGCAGTTCGGCGTCCTCGCGGTCGGCCAGCACCTCTGCGGCCTCGGCGACGGTCGTCGGTCGGTGGTATTCGAACGGAGCCGGTTTCATATCGGTGGTGGTACGTGTGCGATTTGCGAGCGGTGCGTGAAATTCGCCGAAAGCGTCCCGGTTTCGGCCGGGAAATCGGTGAATCCGAAACTTCACGCACGACTGTTATAAACCTTGGCGTGAATACCCATACCAATGCCGAGGGTCTCGGAGTCCGAACCGGCGTTTCGTTCCGGTATCCCGGCCAACCTTTAAGCCCCTGCCGCGTCGTCTCATGGATTCAGAGGAGTTCACGATATGTTAGACGGATACGAAATGTACGACCTGACCCAGCCGTGGTGTCAGGACACGCCCGCGTGGCCGACCTACGACAACCCGAAGGTGTGGTACGAGAAGAGCCTCGACACCGAGAAGGTCAACGGTCAGAAGATAGAGTTCATGAACCACACCGGCACCCACCTCGACGGCGAGAAGCACTTCGTCGCGAGCGGCCGGGACATCGAGTCGATGCCCCTCGACGAACTGGTGGGTGACGCCGTCATCGCCGACATCTCCGACAAAGTGGGCGACTACGACGTGTACACAAGCGACATGATAGAGGACGTGGTGGACGTACAGGAGGGCGACATCCTGTTCGTCCACACGGGCTATCAGAAGTACGCGTGGCACCGCGAGGAGGCCGACCCCCACGCGTTCTTCTGCAAGCACCCCGGCCCGAATCAGGAGTTCGCCGACTGGTGCAGGGAGAAGGACCTCAACTACCTGATTCTGGACTGCGGGAGCGCCGACCACCCGATGAACACCGTGGTTCGGGACGTGCGCCCCGAACTCGCCGCGGAGGCCCGCGAGCACCTCGGCGTCGACGACTTGGACGATATCTTCCCGCCGGAGGGCTACCAGCTGATGCACACCGAACTGTTCCCCGAGGGCATCGTCCACGTCGAGAACGCACAGGTCCCCGAGGAACTCCTGAACGAGCGCGTCCAGATAGGAACCTTCCCGTGGCGGTTCCGCGGCGGCGAGTCGTCGGTGTGTCGCTGCGTGGCGTTCAGAGAGGAGTGAGTTCGGGACGCGAGTTCGCGGGTCGGTCCGCCCGCCGAACGACTACTCCCGCGGCCGAACCGGCAACTCAACGTGGGTCGGATTCTCTCGGTCGTGGTACACCGTGTTCGTCGCCACCTCGTACTCCCGGTCGCCGTACAGCGGCCCGCCGGTGTTGTGGTTCACGTCGTAGCGCGGGAAGTTCGACGAGGAGATATCGAGCCGAATCCGATGCCCTTCCGCGAACACGTTCGCGGTCGGGTACGGCTCCATGTAGAACTCGTAGACCTCGCCGGGTTCGACGAAGTCGGGGTGGTCGCGATACCCCCGGTAGCGGGCGCGACAGATTGAATCGGAGAGATTGAGCGCGAACCCGTTCGGGAACTCCTCGCTCGGTGGGTACTCGTCGATGAGCTTCGCGGTGAAGTCGGTGTCGGCGGCGTCGGTCGAGGCGTAGACTCGGACCCGAATCGGTCCCGCGATCTCCACGGCCTCGTCGAGGGGCGGCGTCCGGAAGACCAGCACGTCGTCGCGCTCTTCGAGGGGCCGGTACGGTTCGTCGGCGAAGTAGGTGTCCTCGCGCGTGCGCTGGTCGTAGCCGCCTCGGCCCGTGATGTCCTGCAGTTTTCGCTCCGCGAGGGGGTACTCCAGTATCGACTCCTCGCGGGGTTCGTAGGTGATGTACGACGAGCAGTTGCCCCCCAGCGTGGGAACCGGGTCCTTCGGGTCGAACTCGTAGGTCGTCGCGGAGTCGGCGACGTCGGGACGCTCGCGAGCGAGCGTCCCGTCGGCGTGCGCGAAGTACTTCGTGAACTCGGTGTCGGGGAGGGGCCACTCGTCGGCCTCGCGCCACTCGCCGCCGTGGAAGACGCGCCGGTCGCCCACCCGGCGGCCGTCGCCGCCGCCCATCCGGAAGTACTGGACCGTCGGCTGGTCGCTCCACGTCCCTTTGCCCTTGAGGTAGTGGTCGAAAAAGCGCAAGCGCGTCTCCTGGTAGTCCCTGAGCGCCCGCTCGCCGAACTCGACCTCGCCCGAGTAGGACTTGTTCCACGACGGCAGGGGGTAGGAGTCCCAGCCGTGGGTCCACGGCCCCATCAGGAGGAAGTGGTCGCTGTCCTTCCGGTCGGCGAGCGCCTCGAAGTTGTCGCAGGTCGCCTTGGTGTACGAGTCGTACCACGCGCCCGAGTAGACGGTCGGCACGTCGGCGCTCTCGTCGTAGTAGCGCTCGAAGTTGATGCCGGGCGACTGCCAGAGTTCGTCGGCGGCGTCGCCCGACCCGGCGATGTCGAACAGCCAGTCCTCGTAGTCGGGGACGTGCCGGAGCGGGGACTGCCCGCGATGTATCGGGCCGTCGGAGAGCACCTCGCGAACGTCCACGTTGGCGAGTCGTTGCTGGACATCGGGGTCCTCCAGCGCGCGCTCGGCGAACCCGCCGCCCAGCGTCAGCGCCCAGCAGAGCCACCGCAGTTCGAACGCGCCGTTGTGCCGGAAGGTGGCCGTCCGGCCGTTGGCCGCGCCCTGATTCACGAACATGGCTTCGAGGTGGGGTGGGTCCTGCGTGGCGAGCGCAGACTGGACCCACGCGCCGTAGGAGGTGCCGAAGGTGCCGACCTGCCCGTCGCAGTACTCTCGGTCTGCGAGCCACTCGACGGTGTCGTGGCCGTCCTCGGCCTCGTTGGCGAAGATGTAGAAGTCGCCCTCGCTGTCGAAGCGCCCACGGCAGTCCTGAATGGCGACGACGTAGCCGCGCTCGGCGTACCACTCGCCGTGGCGCTCCATCCGCCCGCGCTTGCCGTAGGGGGTGCGGTCGAGCAGCGCGGGCTTGGGGTCTGCGACCGGGTCGCCCGTCTCGGGGTCGGCGGGTCGGTAGACGTCGGTCGCGAGTTCGGTCCCGTCGCGGGTCTCGACCGGGACGTTCAGCTCGGCGTGGACGCCGTAAGTGGGTTCGGTTACCATACCCCACATCTTTCGGACGAGTGCCAAATACGTTGTCCCCCGTGAGCCGGGGTGCCGGACACCTGAGGCTCGGTCCTACCGGATGGTGTCTGGTTTCCGATAGCGTGGACGGCGGCTTACGCTCGCGGAGTCTCGGCTCCCGAATCGCGGAGATGCCGGTCGGACCCCGGGACCGAGCCGGGTCACTCCCCGAGGACCTTCCGGGACCACTTCAGGATGACGTCGTCGGTCTCGGCCATCCACTCGACCATCGTCTCTTCGAGGTCGGCCCGGAGGTCCCGGTACTCGGGGTGGTCGGCCAGATTGTGGAGTTCGTGGGGGTCCTCCCGGAGGTCGTAGAGTTCGTCGCGGTCGGGCGCGTTGTAGACGTACTTGTACCGGTCGGTCCGGACCATCCGCTGGGAGTAGAGTCCGAACTCGTCGCCGTGGTACTCCGCGAACAGCGTCTCGGGCCAGTCGTCGGGGACCTCCCCGCACAGGAGCGGAAGGACGCTCCGGCCGTCGATGTCCTCGGGCGGTTCGACCCCGCCGAGTTCGAGGAAGGTCGGCATCAGGTCGAGCAGGCGGACGAACTCCTCGCAGGTCGTCCCGGGGTCGATTTCGCCCGGCCACCGGACCATCAGCGGGACGTGGTAGGTCTGCTCGTACATCATCGGTCCCTTGTTGAACTGGCGGTGGCTCCCGGTGAAGTCGCCGTGGTCGGCGGCGTGGAACACCGCGGTGTCGTCGGCGAGGCCCGACTCGTCGAGCGCGTCGAGGATGCGGCCGATCTGGTCGTCGATGAAGGTGACGAACCCGAAGTACTTCGCGACCGCCTCGGCCCAGTCGTCCCAGTCGAGGCCGTCGACGCCCCGGTATTCGAGGTAATTCTCGTGGACCGCGGGCTTGCCCTCGTAGGTCTCGTCGAACGACCCCCACGGCTCGATGTCGTCGGGGTCGTACATCGAGGCGTAAGGGTCGGGCACCGTGTAGGGGTGGTGGGGGCCGACGAAGTCGGTCCGGTGGAAGAACGGTTCGTCGAGCGATTCGCCGTCCCGGATGCGCTCGACAGTCCGCTCGGCGAGGTAGTAGGTCCGGGTCGCCTCCTTCGGCATCGTCGTCTTGGCCGCGATGAGTTCGGGGTCGGGATTGTCGGTGTAGATGGTCTCTTCGAGTTCGGCTTCCTCGGGGTCGACGCCGAGTTCGCGCTGGTACTCGCGGAAGTCGGCGTCCTCGTCGTCGTGGCCGCCGTCGCCGCCGCCGAGGTACTCGAAGCCGAAGTCGGCGGGCCGCTGGTCGCGGCCGACGTGCCACTTTCCGGCGTAGCTGTTGTCGTAGCCCGCGTCAGCGAGCAACTCCCCGAAGGTGGGAATCTCCTCGGGGAAGTTCAGGCGCACCGCGTCGGGTTCGTGGCAGTTGTTCAGCATGCCGTGGTTATGGGGATACAGCCCCGAGAGGAGCGACCCGCGGGCGCTGGTACAGATGCTGATGGGGGTGTAGGCCTTCGTGAAGCGCATCCCCTCCTCCTGCAGGCGGTCCATGTTCGGCGTCCGAACGTCGGGGCCGTCGGGCGCGGAGACGTC
Encoded here:
- a CDS encoding sulfatase-like hydrolase/transferase — protein: MRNRDPNVVLLLTDQERYDVSAPDGPDVRTPNMDRLQEEGMRFTKAYTPISICTSARGSLLSGLYPHNHGMLNNCHEPDAVRLNFPEEIPTFGELLADAGYDNSYAGKWHVGRDQRPADFGFEYLGGGDGGHDDEDADFREYQRELGVDPEEAELEETIYTDNPDPELIAAKTTMPKEATRTYYLAERTVERIRDGESLDEPFFHRTDFVGPHHPYTVPDPYASMYDPDDIEPWGSFDETYEGKPAVHENYLEYRGVDGLDWDDWAEAVAKYFGFVTFIDDQIGRILDALDESGLADDTAVFHAADHGDFTGSHRQFNKGPMMYEQTYHVPLMVRWPGEIDPGTTCEEFVRLLDLMPTFLELGGVEPPEDIDGRSVLPLLCGEVPDDWPETLFAEYHGDEFGLYSQRMVRTDRYKYVYNAPDRDELYDLREDPHELHNLADHPEYRDLRADLEETMVEWMAETDDVILKWSRKVLGE
- a CDS encoding FAD binding domain-containing protein; the encoded protein is MKPAPFEYHRPTTVAEAAEVLADREDAELLAGNQSLGIVMANRLATPDHLVDLNAVEDLDYVAERADGDAVAVGAMTTHRTIERSDLLAERVPMLPEAAEQIAGPSVRNRGTLGGSVGEADPAGNYPAALLALDATLELVSADGEREVPVSDYFVAYMFTDLGEDEIIAAARIPTDPFPPARTGMAFLELKPAAQTWPTVSAATAVRVDDPDADAPVVEEALLALANAADVPLRVEDAEAAVEDEPLSAAALDAAAAAATEAADPEGEMHADREFKEEVAGEYARRSLALSYDRATNGETDVNVPTDE
- a CDS encoding CoxG family protein, with the translated sequence MMEFEGEFESDLPRDELWNYFTDPDVLADCAPGTDSIELESPHEVTATISVGVGSVKPTFDVEMVVTRADRPELLEMQADGSASRNAFDAVAEMDLREGDDGGTVAQWTARTDVSGMIASLGQRALGSVTDKLVTDFFEDLEATAREGDPAESKLEAKPDAEASLED
- a CDS encoding CocE/NonD family hydrolase, with the translated sequence MVTEPTYGVHAELNVPVETRDGTELATDVYRPADPETGDPVADPKPALLDRTPYGKRGRMERHGEWYAERGYVVAIQDCRGRFDSEGDFYIFANEAEDGHDTVEWLADREYCDGQVGTFGTSYGAWVQSALATQDPPHLEAMFVNQGAANGRTATFRHNGAFELRWLCWALTLGGGFAERALEDPDVQQRLANVDVREVLSDGPIHRGQSPLRHVPDYEDWLFDIAGSGDAADELWQSPGINFERYYDESADVPTVYSGAWYDSYTKATCDNFEALADRKDSDHFLLMGPWTHGWDSYPLPSWNKSYSGEVEFGERALRDYQETRLRFFDHYLKGKGTWSDQPTVQYFRMGGGDGRRVGDRRVFHGGEWREADEWPLPDTEFTKYFAHADGTLARERPDVADSATTYEFDPKDPVPTLGGNCSSYITYEPREESILEYPLAERKLQDITGRGGYDQRTREDTYFADEPYRPLEERDDVLVFRTPPLDEAVEIAGPIRVRVYASTDAADTDFTAKLIDEYPPSEEFPNGFALNLSDSICRARYRGYRDHPDFVEPGEVYEFYMEPYPTANVFAEGHRIRLDISSSNFPRYDVNHNTGGPLYGDREYEVATNTVYHDRENPTHVELPVRPRE
- a CDS encoding cyclase family protein, with the protein product MLDGYEMYDLTQPWCQDTPAWPTYDNPKVWYEKSLDTEKVNGQKIEFMNHTGTHLDGEKHFVASGRDIESMPLDELVGDAVIADISDKVGDYDVYTSDMIEDVVDVQEGDILFVHTGYQKYAWHREEADPHAFFCKHPGPNQEFADWCREKDLNYLILDCGSADHPMNTVVRDVRPELAAEAREHLGVDDLDDIFPPEGYQLMHTELFPEGIVHVENAQVPEELLNERVQIGTFPWRFRGGESSVCRCVAFREE